From a region of the Thermomonas sp. HDW16 genome:
- the gcvP gene encoding aminomethyl-transferring glycine dehydrogenase, giving the protein MTQPSLRSLEHHDAFIERHIGPNDGEIAVMLETVGHASLDALTDAIVPASIKSAAPLALPQSITEVDALAKIRAIAAKNKVLRSFIGQGYYGTHVPNVILRNILENPAWYTAYTPYQAEISQGRMEALINFQTMCADLTGMEIANASLLDEATAAAEAMTLAKRSSKSKSNTFLVSGDSHPQTIELLRTRAEPLGIAIELANSADEWKAAMDKGDFFGVLIQYPASSGWLADWTQDCETIHARGALVVFATDLLALTLLKSPGEMGADIVIGNTQRFGVPFGFGGPHAAFMACRDAYKRSMPGRLIGVSIDTEGNKAYRLTLQTREQHIRREKATSNICTAQVLLAVMASMYAVYHGPDGLTRIASRVHRLASILKAGLSELGYSHDHHGTAFDTISLKTDGKTDGLVARAASMGVNLRKAWNDYICISLDETTTRADIELLWRIFAGDDATLPSIDALDASAPSLIPAELQRTSKFLTHPVFNTHHSEHEMLRYMRSLADKDLAMDRTMIPLGSCTMKLNATAEMIPVTWPEFGNLHPLAPADQAQGYKELISGLEDMLVECTGYDAVSLQPNSGAQGEYAGLLAIRAYHRANGQPQRDICLIPESAHGTNPASAQMCGMQVVVTKCDANGNVDVEDIRRMAEKFSDRLAAIMMTYPSTHGVFEEGVVEICEIVHKHGGQVYTDGANMNALVGVAKPGKWGSDVSHLNLHKTFCIPHGGGGPGVGPCAVKSHLAPFLPKAVQDDGFATSGVGNGALVSAASYGSASILPISWMYIAMMGADGLRKATQVALLNANYIAKKLAPHYETLYTGRNGLVAHECILDLRPIKDATGISAEDVAKRLIDFGFHAPTLSFPVAGTLMVEPTESESQHELDRFIDAMIQIREEIRMVERGELDREDNPLKHAPHTATQAAAAKWNHAYSRELAVFPLATLKQQKYWPPVARVDNVYGDKNVFCSCVPIGDFKDEPEAFSEPMVS; this is encoded by the coding sequence ATGACCCAGCCTTCGCTTCGCTCGCTCGAGCACCACGACGCTTTCATCGAACGCCATATCGGCCCGAACGATGGCGAGATCGCCGTCATGCTGGAAACCGTCGGCCATGCATCGCTCGATGCGCTGACCGATGCCATCGTGCCGGCTTCGATCAAGTCCGCCGCACCGCTGGCCTTGCCGCAGTCGATCACCGAAGTCGATGCGCTGGCGAAGATCCGCGCCATCGCCGCGAAGAACAAAGTGCTCCGCAGCTTCATCGGCCAGGGCTATTACGGCACCCACGTGCCGAATGTCATCCTGCGCAATATCCTGGAGAACCCGGCGTGGTACACGGCGTATACGCCGTACCAGGCGGAGATTTCGCAGGGCCGCATGGAAGCGCTGATCAACTTTCAGACCATGTGCGCCGACCTCACCGGCATGGAGATCGCTAACGCTTCGCTGCTCGATGAAGCCACCGCCGCGGCGGAAGCGATGACACTGGCCAAGCGCTCGTCCAAGTCGAAGTCGAACACCTTCCTGGTCTCCGGCGACAGCCATCCGCAAACGATCGAACTGCTGCGCACCCGCGCCGAACCGCTGGGCATTGCCATTGAACTGGCAAACTCGGCCGACGAGTGGAAGGCGGCCATGGACAAGGGCGATTTCTTCGGCGTGCTGATCCAGTACCCGGCGTCCAGCGGCTGGCTGGCGGACTGGACGCAGGACTGCGAAACCATCCACGCGCGCGGCGCGCTGGTGGTATTCGCCACCGACCTGTTGGCACTGACCCTGCTCAAGTCGCCGGGCGAAATGGGGGCCGACATCGTGATCGGCAATACACAGCGCTTCGGCGTGCCGTTCGGTTTCGGCGGCCCGCATGCGGCCTTCATGGCCTGCCGCGATGCATACAAGCGCTCGATGCCGGGCCGCCTGATCGGCGTGTCGATCGATACCGAGGGCAACAAGGCTTACCGCCTCACCCTGCAGACGCGCGAGCAGCACATCCGCCGCGAGAAGGCGACTTCCAACATCTGCACCGCGCAGGTCCTGCTGGCGGTGATGGCGTCGATGTACGCGGTGTATCACGGCCCGGACGGACTGACCCGCATCGCCTCGCGCGTGCATCGCCTCGCGTCCATCCTCAAGGCTGGTTTGTCCGAGTTGGGCTACAGCCACGATCACCACGGCACTGCCTTCGACACCATTTCGCTGAAGACCGACGGCAAGACCGATGGCCTGGTCGCGCGCGCCGCCTCGATGGGCGTGAACCTGCGCAAGGCGTGGAACGATTACATCTGCATCTCGCTGGATGAAACCACCACCCGCGCCGACATCGAATTGTTGTGGCGCATCTTCGCTGGCGACGATGCAACGCTGCCGAGCATCGACGCGCTGGATGCTAGCGCGCCGTCGCTGATCCCGGCCGAGCTGCAGCGCACCAGCAAGTTCCTCACCCACCCGGTGTTCAATACGCATCACAGCGAACACGAAATGCTGCGCTACATGCGCTCGTTGGCGGACAAGGACCTGGCGATGGATCGCACCATGATCCCGTTGGGCAGCTGCACGATGAAGCTCAACGCCACCGCGGAAATGATCCCGGTGACCTGGCCGGAATTCGGCAACCTGCATCCGCTGGCACCGGCGGACCAGGCGCAGGGTTACAAGGAACTGATCAGCGGCCTGGAAGACATGCTGGTGGAATGCACCGGCTACGACGCGGTCAGCCTGCAACCGAACTCCGGCGCGCAGGGCGAGTACGCCGGCCTGCTGGCGATCCGCGCCTACCACCGCGCCAACGGCCAGCCGCAGCGCGACATCTGCCTGATCCCGGAATCCGCGCACGGCACCAATCCCGCCTCCGCGCAGATGTGCGGCATGCAGGTGGTGGTGACCAAGTGCGATGCCAACGGCAACGTCGATGTCGAGGACATCCGCCGCATGGCCGAGAAGTTCAGCGACCGCCTGGCCGCGATCATGATGACCTACCCGTCCACGCACGGCGTGTTCGAGGAGGGCGTGGTCGAAATCTGCGAGATCGTGCACAAGCACGGCGGACAGGTGTACACCGACGGCGCCAACATGAATGCACTGGTTGGCGTGGCCAAGCCCGGCAAGTGGGGTTCGGACGTGTCGCACCTCAACCTGCACAAGACCTTCTGCATCCCGCACGGCGGCGGCGGCCCGGGCGTGGGCCCGTGCGCGGTCAAGTCGCACCTCGCGCCCTTCCTGCCGAAGGCCGTGCAGGACGACGGCTTCGCGACCTCCGGCGTCGGCAATGGCGCGCTGGTCAGCGCCGCCAGCTACGGCAGCGCCAGCATCCTGCCGATCAGCTGGATGTACATCGCGATGATGGGTGCCGATGGCCTGCGCAAGGCGACCCAGGTCGCGTTGCTCAATGCCAACTACATCGCCAAGAAACTCGCACCGCATTACGAGACCCTGTACACCGGCCGCAACGGCCTGGTCGCGCACGAATGCATCCTCGACCTGCGGCCGATCAAGGACGCCACCGGCATCAGCGCCGAAGACGTTGCCAAGCGCCTGATCGACTTCGGCTTCCACGCGCCGACACTGAGCTTCCCCGTCGCCGGCACGCTGATGGTTGAACCGACCGAGTCCGAATCGCAGCACGAACTGGATCGCTTCATCGACGCGATGATCCAGATCCGCGAGGAGATCCGCATGGTCGAGCGAGGCGAACTGGATCGCGAGGACAACCCGCTCAAGCACGCCCCGCACACCGCCACCCAGGCGGCCGCGGCGAAGTGGAACCACGCCTACAGCCGCGAGCTCGCGGTGTTCCCGCTGGCTACCCTGAAGCAGCAGAAATACTGGCCGCCGGTCGCCCGCGTGGACAACGTCTACGGCGACAAGAACGTGTTCTGTTCCTGCGTGCCGATCGGCGACTTCAAGGACGAGCCGGAAGCCTTCAGCGAGCCGATGGTGTCCTGA